A window from Roseburia sp. 499 encodes these proteins:
- the trpS gene encoding tryptophan--tRNA ligase — MSKIILTGDRPTGKLHVGHYVGSLKRRVELQNSGEFDKIFIMIADAQALTDNADNPEKVRQNIVEVALDYMACGLDPAKSTLFIQSQIPELCELSFYYMNLVTVSRLQRNPTVKSEIQMRNFEASIPVGFFTYPISQAADITAFKATTVPVGEDQMPMIEQTKEIVHKFNSVYGDTLVEPKILLPDNEACLRLPGIDGKAKMSKSLGNCIYLSEEADDIKKKVMSMYTDPNHLRVEDPGSLEGNTVFIYLDAFCKDEHFERYLPEYENLDELKAHYQRGGLGDVKVKKFLNNVLQEELEPIRNRRKELQKDIPYVYEVLKKGSEEAEKVAAQTLDEVRSAMKINYFSDAELMKEQSEKYMG; from the coding sequence ATGAGCAAAATTATATTGACCGGAGACAGACCTACCGGAAAACTTCATGTAGGACATTATGTGGGATCTTTGAAACGAAGAGTAGAGTTACAGAATTCAGGAGAATTTGATAAGATTTTTATTATGATAGCAGATGCACAGGCATTGACGGACAATGCAGATAATCCGGAAAAGGTGCGTCAGAACATTGTAGAGGTTGCATTAGACTATATGGCATGTGGCTTAGATCCGGCAAAATCTACTTTGTTCATCCAGTCCCAGATACCGGAGCTGTGTGAGTTATCTTTTTATTATATGAACTTAGTTACAGTGTCCAGACTTCAGAGAAATCCTACCGTTAAGTCTGAGATTCAGATGCGTAACTTTGAAGCAAGTATACCGGTTGGATTTTTTACATATCCAATCAGTCAGGCAGCCGATATTACTGCATTTAAGGCAACTACCGTTCCGGTAGGAGAAGACCAGATGCCAATGATAGAGCAGACAAAGGAAATTGTACACAAGTTCAATTCTGTATATGGAGATACTTTAGTTGAACCTAAGATTTTATTACCGGATAATGAAGCATGTCTGCGTCTTCCTGGTATTGATGGAAAGGCAAAGATGAGTAAGTCTCTTGGAAACTGTATTTATTTGTCCGAAGAAGCAGATGATATTAAGAAAAAGGTTATGAGTATGTATACTGATCCGAATCATCTTCGTGTGGAAGATCCGGGGTCCTTGGAAGGAAATACTGTATTCATTTATCTGGATGCATTTTGTAAGGATGAGCATTTCGAGCGTTATCTGCCGGAATATGAAAATTTAGATGAGTTAAAGGCTCACTATCAGCGAGGCGGTTTAGGTGACGTAAAGGTGAAGAAGTTCTTGAACAATGTATTGCAGGAAGAATTAGAACCAATTCGTAACCGAAGAAAAGAATTACAGAAGGATATTCCGTATGTATATGAAGTATTGAAAAAGGGAAGCGAAGAAGCAGAAAAAGTAGCAGCACAGACATTAGATGAAGTAAGAAGTGCCATGAAGATTAATTACTTCTCTGATGCTGAACTGATGAAAGAACAGTCAGAAAAATATATGGGATAA
- a CDS encoding lactate utilization protein, with translation MTPKETYYQKLADTVIKNLQKRQIDGYYCPTSKEAVKLANDMVVSNSTVSFGGSMTLSECGMMETLTSRKDITLYDRSTAKTPEEATDIYHKSFNVDYYFMSSNAISSTGELVNIDGNGNRVAALIYGPKQVIILAGMNKVTPDLASAMARVKNVAAAPNAIRLNQNTPCAATGVCHDCQSPDCICANTVITRRGQIPNRIKVILIGENLGY, from the coding sequence ATGACCCCAAAAGAAACATATTACCAAAAACTTGCCGATACTGTAATCAAGAACCTACAAAAGCGCCAAATAGACGGCTACTACTGCCCCACATCCAAAGAGGCAGTAAAACTTGCAAATGATATGGTTGTTTCTAATAGCACCGTATCCTTTGGTGGTTCCATGACTTTATCGGAATGTGGCATGATGGAAACACTTACCAGCCGAAAAGATATTACCCTGTATGACCGTAGCACTGCTAAAACTCCCGAAGAAGCAACAGATATTTATCACAAGTCATTCAATGTTGATTACTATTTTATGAGCAGTAATGCTATCTCCTCCACCGGCGAATTGGTAAATATTGATGGAAACGGCAATCGTGTTGCTGCACTGATTTACGGTCCAAAACAAGTAATTATTCTTGCCGGAATGAATAAAGTAACCCCAGACCTTGCTTCTGCCATGGCTAGAGTAAAAAATGTGGCTGCTGCTCCAAATGCTATTAGGCTTAATCAAAATACACCATGTGCTGCAACCGGTGTCTGTCATGACTGTCAAAGTCCGGACTGTATCTGTGCCAACACAGTCATTACCAGACGCGGACAAATTCCAAACCGTATTAAGGTAATTTTAATTGGAGAGAATTTAGGTTATTAA
- a CDS encoding ABC transporter ATP-binding protein, producing the protein MGKKLRKLVTYYKPYMSLFLADMFFAILGAAVTLVIPLIVRYITGNVITMEANAALHKILILGVVMLGLVLLECFCNYFISNYGHVMGAKIEYDMRAEIFGHYQKLSFSFFDDQKVGQLMSRITNDLFDISELLHHGPEDLVISIIKIVGSFIILMSIDVKLTLIAFAFIPVMLVYAIYFNGRMKRAFKRNRVKIAEINSQIEDNLSGIRVVKSFANEDVEREKFRQGNDGFLAAKKNSYVYMAGYNSGLGAFTTMITIAVLVFGAMLITKGSVNVTDLVTFLLYINTFTDPVKKLINFTEQFQNGYSGYERFTEIMEIEPDIEDREGAIDLEEVKGNISFEDVSFQYEENTEKVLNHINLEVEAGAYMALVGSSGAGKSTLCSLIPRFYDVTDGSIKIDGKDIRDIKLKSLRDHIGIVQQDVYLFVGTVMDNIRYGKPDATREEVIEAAKNANAHEFIMSLPNGYDTDIGQRGVKLSGGQKQRLSIARVFLKNPPILIFDEATSALDNESEKVVQESLEKLAKNRTTFVIAHRLSTIKNAEKILVLTDNGIEETGTHKELLEKEGIYAKLYTMQFAG; encoded by the coding sequence ATGGGAAAGAAACTTAGAAAATTAGTAACTTATTACAAGCCATATATGTCCTTATTTCTTGCAGATATGTTTTTTGCAATCTTAGGTGCAGCAGTAACGCTGGTGATACCATTGATTGTGCGCTATATCACAGGTAATGTCATTACAATGGAAGCGAATGCGGCACTTCATAAGATTCTGATACTTGGAGTGGTTATGCTTGGACTGGTATTGCTAGAGTGTTTTTGCAATTATTTTATTTCAAATTATGGACATGTAATGGGAGCAAAAATTGAATATGATATGCGTGCTGAGATTTTCGGGCATTATCAAAAATTGTCATTTTCTTTTTTTGATGACCAGAAGGTAGGACAGTTGATGTCCAGAATTACCAATGATTTATTTGACATTAGTGAGTTGTTACATCATGGACCGGAGGACTTAGTGATTTCTATTATTAAAATCGTAGGTTCCTTTATCATATTGATGAGTATAGATGTAAAACTGACATTGATTGCTTTTGCATTTATTCCGGTAATGCTGGTGTATGCAATTTATTTTAATGGCAGAATGAAGCGGGCATTTAAACGAAATCGTGTGAAGATTGCAGAGATTAACAGCCAGATTGAGGACAATCTTTCCGGAATTCGTGTGGTAAAATCTTTTGCAAATGAGGATGTGGAACGTGAAAAGTTCCGTCAGGGAAATGATGGATTCTTAGCCGCAAAAAAGAACAGTTATGTGTATATGGCAGGATACAATTCCGGCTTAGGAGCATTTACCACTATGATTACCATTGCAGTTTTGGTATTTGGAGCGATGTTGATTACAAAAGGAAGCGTTAATGTGACGGATTTGGTAACATTTCTGTTGTATATCAATACCTTCACAGATCCGGTGAAGAAGCTGATTAACTTTACTGAGCAGTTCCAGAACGGTTATTCCGGTTATGAGCGTTTTACAGAGATTATGGAAATTGAGCCGGATATTGAAGATCGAGAAGGTGCAATAGATTTAGAGGAAGTAAAAGGAAACATCAGTTTTGAAGACGTGTCTTTCCAGTACGAAGAAAATACCGAGAAGGTATTGAATCATATCAATCTGGAGGTAGAAGCAGGAGCCTATATGGCGCTGGTTGGTTCTTCCGGTGCAGGAAAAAGTACTTTATGTAGCCTGATACCAAGATTTTATGATGTGACAGACGGAAGTATTAAAATTGATGGAAAAGATATTCGCGACATAAAGTTGAAGAGTTTGAGAGACCATATTGGAATCGTGCAACAGGATGTGTACTTGTTTGTAGGAACGGTTATGGATAATATTCGGTATGGTAAGCCGGACGCTACCCGGGAAGAGGTCATTGAGGCTGCCAAGAATGCGAATGCCCATGAATTCATAATGTCATTGCCAAATGGGTATGATACAGATATTGGGCAGAGAGGTGTGAAACTCTCCGGCGGACAGAAGCAGAGATTGTCTATTGCGCGTGTATTTTTGAAAAATCCGCCAATACTGATTTTTGATGAAGCAACTTCTGCATTGGATAACGAAAGTGAAAAGGTAGTACAGGAATCTTTGGAAAAATTAGCAAAAAATCGTACGACTTTTGTCATAGCACATCGTTTGTCTACCATTAAAAATGCAGAAAAAATTCTGGTGCTGACAGATAACGGCATCGAAGAAACGGGGACCCATAAAGAGTTATTAGAGAAAGAAGGCATTTATGCAAAGCTCTATACCATGCAGTTTGCCGGATAG
- a CDS encoding DUF2156 domain-containing protein, with product MEIPFKKIELEDRELLEHYLQQKTYRSCELVFPNIYLWGRKYPVDYAIVEDTLIFRSLAECDGTSITFPAGEPEQIHKAMDIMIQWFEEQNLEMHMHLVQEPEFELLCLWYPGMFEIEYDRDSADYVYETEKLITLSGKKLHGKRNHINKFKEMYPDWSYEAITKDNVEECFKMALEWRNINQCEWDVEKRDEMCVTLNALRLLEELKLSGGLIRADGRVVAFAIGEPLNPDTFVVHIEKAFADIQGAYPMINQQFAAHVAKDYLYTNREEDTGSEGLRKAKLSYRPAFLVDKGMVRKIGGK from the coding sequence ATGGAGATACCATTTAAAAAAATTGAGTTAGAAGACAGAGAGTTATTGGAACATTATTTACAACAGAAGACTTACCGAAGCTGTGAACTTGTTTTCCCAAATATTTATTTGTGGGGCAGGAAATATCCAGTGGATTATGCTATTGTAGAAGATACACTTATTTTCCGAAGTCTTGCGGAGTGCGATGGAACTAGTATCACGTTTCCGGCAGGTGAGCCGGAGCAGATTCATAAAGCTATGGATATTATGATACAATGGTTCGAGGAGCAGAATCTGGAGATGCATATGCATTTGGTGCAGGAACCGGAGTTTGAATTATTATGTCTTTGGTATCCGGGAATGTTTGAAATAGAATATGACCGGGATAGCGCTGATTATGTGTATGAAACGGAGAAACTCATCACGCTTTCCGGAAAAAAACTGCACGGAAAGCGGAATCATATCAATAAGTTCAAGGAAATGTATCCGGATTGGAGTTACGAAGCAATTACTAAAGATAATGTAGAAGAGTGCTTCAAGATGGCGTTGGAGTGGAGAAACATCAACCAGTGTGAGTGGGATGTAGAAAAAAGGGATGAAATGTGTGTAACTCTAAATGCCTTGCGATTACTGGAAGAATTAAAACTTTCCGGGGGATTAATTCGGGCTGACGGAAGGGTTGTGGCGTTTGCCATAGGAGAACCCTTGAATCCGGATACCTTTGTGGTTCATATTGAAAAAGCATTTGCAGATATTCAGGGAGCATATCCGATGATAAATCAACAGTTTGCAGCACATGTGGCAAAGGATTATTTATATACGAACCGGGAAGAAGATACCGGTTCCGAAGGACTTAGAAAAGCAAAATTATCATACCGTCCCGCATTTTTAGTGGACAAAGGCATGGTTAGAAAAATAGGAGGAAAGTAA